A single genomic interval of Syntrophaceae bacterium harbors:
- a CDS encoding DUF1295 domain-containing protein, producing the protein MTALFLLALGRRDNSIADVAWGPGFILAAWATFLLYGSFSARQWVANLLVLCWGLRLAVRIYLRNRGKGEDERYRKWREEWGSSFVVRSYLQVFLLQGAILLLNVTPVLFINTFAAGPLGWLDVLGVAIWLAGFSFESLADLQLDRFVKDPANRGKIMDRGLWRYSRHPNYFGEVTMWWGLYLVALSVPWGWASVIGPLTITYIILFVSGVPMTERFMEKNPAFADYKRRTSAFVPWFPRKGAEQRGRSEP; encoded by the coding sequence ATGACGGCCCTGTTCCTGCTCGCCCTCGGGCGCCGGGACAACAGCATCGCCGACGTGGCCTGGGGCCCGGGGTTCATCCTTGCGGCCTGGGCCACGTTTCTTCTGTACGGGTCCTTCTCCGCCCGGCAGTGGGTCGCCAACCTGCTGGTGCTGTGCTGGGGGCTGCGGCTCGCCGTCCGGATCTACCTGCGCAACCGGGGCAAGGGCGAGGACGAGAGGTACCGGAAGTGGCGGGAGGAGTGGGGGTCGTCCTTCGTCGTGCGGAGCTACCTGCAGGTCTTCCTGCTGCAGGGCGCCATCCTCCTGCTCAACGTCACCCCGGTGCTGTTCATCAACACCTTCGCGGCGGGACCCCTGGGTTGGCTGGATGTGCTGGGCGTGGCGATCTGGCTGGCGGGGTTTTCCTTCGAGTCCCTCGCGGACCTTCAGCTGGACCGGTTCGTGAAGGATCCGGCCAACCGGGGGAAGATCATGGACAGGGGCCTCTGGCGCTACTCGAGGCACCCCAACTACTTCGGCGAGGTCACGATGTGGTGGGGCCTCTATCTCGTGGCCCTGTCGGTGCCCTGGGGATGGGCCTCCGTCATCGGGCCGCTGACCATCACGTACATCATCCTCTTCGTCTCCGGCGTCCCCATGACGGAGCGGTTCATGGAGAAGAACCCCGCCTTCGCGGACTACAAGCGCCGCACGAGCGCCTTTGTCCCCTGGTTTCCCCGGAAAGGCGCAGAGCAGCGTGGCCGTTCGGAACCCTAA
- a CDS encoding carbamoyltransferase — translation MKPFHILGISAYYHDSAACLVRDGEIVAAAQEERFTRVKHDPSFPSHAVAYCLREGGLDAGDLDAVAFYEKPFLKFERLLQTYLAFAPRGLRSFVTAMPLWIRRKLWMRDNIRKELGYAGKVVFPEHHESHAASAFFPSPFREAAFLTIDGVGEWTTTSWGTGRGNGLEILAELQFPHSLGLLYSAFTYYTGFKVNSGEYKVMGLAPYGEPKYRDLILSELMDLKEDGSFRLNMAYFDYCTGFTMTNGRFERLFGGPPRKPESPLTQRDMDLARSVQDVTEEVMLRMARTIHRETGMKNLCLAGGVALNCVGNGRILREGPFENLWIQPAAGDAGGAVGAALFAWHQVLGNPREVQEPADRMRGAYLGPAWDRESLLGYLQRNGIAYTEMTEEELPRAVADLIASGKVIGWFQGRMEFGPRALGSRSILGDARSPSMQEVMNLKIKFRESFRPFAPTVLREKVSEYFELDRESPYMLLVAPVRRELCREMSEEERARFGLDKLHVVRSCVPAVTHVDYSARVQTVDRDVNPLFYRTIEALHERHGCPLVINTSFNVRGEPIVCSPDDAYRCFMRTDMDYLVMGPFLLDKEKQKPLADDIDWRKRFELD, via the coding sequence ATGAAGCCGTTCCACATCCTCGGGATATCCGCATACTATCACGACAGTGCAGCCTGCCTCGTCCGCGACGGCGAGATCGTCGCGGCGGCCCAGGAGGAGCGCTTCACGCGCGTCAAGCACGATCCCTCCTTCCCTTCCCATGCCGTGGCCTACTGTCTTCGCGAAGGGGGCCTCGACGCCGGGGACCTCGACGCCGTGGCGTTCTACGAGAAGCCTTTCCTGAAGTTCGAGCGCCTGCTGCAGACCTACCTGGCCTTCGCCCCCAGGGGGCTTCGCTCCTTTGTCACGGCCATGCCCCTGTGGATCCGCCGCAAGCTCTGGATGCGGGACAACATCCGGAAGGAGCTCGGCTACGCGGGCAAGGTGGTCTTCCCCGAGCACCACGAGTCCCACGCCGCGTCGGCCTTCTTCCCCTCCCCGTTCCGCGAGGCGGCCTTCCTGACCATCGACGGCGTGGGCGAGTGGACGACCACGAGCTGGGGCACGGGCCGCGGCAACGGGCTGGAGATCCTCGCGGAGCTTCAGTTCCCGCACTCCCTGGGACTGCTCTACTCGGCCTTCACGTATTACACGGGGTTCAAGGTCAACTCGGGCGAGTACAAGGTCATGGGGCTTGCGCCCTACGGGGAGCCGAAGTACCGGGACCTGATCCTGTCGGAGCTCATGGACCTGAAGGAGGACGGCTCCTTCCGCCTCAACATGGCGTACTTCGACTACTGCACCGGCTTCACGATGACCAACGGCCGGTTCGAACGCCTCTTCGGCGGGCCGCCCCGCAAGCCCGAGTCCCCCCTGACGCAGCGGGACATGGACCTCGCCCGGTCCGTACAGGACGTCACGGAGGAGGTCATGCTCCGCATGGCCCGGACCATCCACCGGGAGACGGGGATGAAGAATCTCTGCCTGGCCGGAGGGGTGGCCCTGAACTGCGTGGGCAACGGCAGGATTTTGAGGGAGGGGCCCTTCGAGAACCTCTGGATCCAGCCCGCCGCGGGCGATGCCGGGGGCGCCGTGGGGGCGGCCCTCTTTGCATGGCACCAGGTCCTGGGCAACCCGCGGGAGGTGCAGGAGCCAGCGGACCGGATGCGGGGCGCATACCTCGGCCCCGCCTGGGACCGCGAAAGCCTCCTCGGGTATCTGCAGCGAAACGGGATCGCGTACACGGAGATGACGGAGGAGGAACTTCCCAGGGCCGTCGCCGACCTCATCGCATCGGGAAAGGTAATCGGCTGGTTCCAGGGCCGCATGGAGTTCGGCCCCCGGGCCCTAGGGAGCCGCTCGATCCTCGGTGACGCCCGCTCGCCGAGCATGCAGGAAGTGATGAATCTCAAGATCAAGTTCCGCGAGAGCTTCCGGCCCTTCGCCCCCACGGTTCTGCGGGAGAAGGTGTCGGAGTACTTCGAACTCGACCGGGAGAGCCCCTACATGCTTCTCGTGGCCCCCGTGCGGAGGGAGCTCTGCCGGGAGATGTCCGAAGAGGAACGCGCCCGTTTCGGCCTCGACAAGCTTCACGTGGTTCGCTCCTGCGTGCCGGCCGTCACCCACGTGGACTATTCGGCCCGTGTCCAGACGGTGGACCGGGACGTCAACCCCCTCTTTTACAGGACGATCGAGGCCCTGCACGAGCGGCACGGCTGTCCGCTGGTCATCAACACGTCCTTCAACGTCCGGGGCGAGCCCATCGTCTGCAGCCCCGATGACGCCTACCGGTGTTTCATGCGGACGGACATGGACTACCTCGTCATGGGGCCGTTCCTGCTGGACAAGGAAAAGCAGAAGCCGCTTGCGGATGACATCGACTGGAGAAAGCGATTCGAGTTGGACTGA
- a CDS encoding histone deacetylase: MTQRRKTGLVFFPAFDWAISPTHPEREERLLYTQDQVFEEGLLDFENIVEYKPGLATIEDINRIHICVPDARSVITESHLISAGGAITAAEKVLEGAVDNAFALVRPPGHHAMRVVHGARGFCNINIEAVMIEHIRRKYGHRRVAVIDTDCHHGDGTQDIYWHDPDTLCISIHQDGRTLYPGSGFPDEFGGPNALGTTINIPLPPETSDEGFLHVLEEVILPIVQEFKPDLVINSAGQDNHYTDPITNMRFSAQGYARLNERLKPDIAVLEGGYSIEGALPYVNVGIILAMAGLDYSHVREPDYDPGALRQSDEITRYIREMSKDVLELWKRRHTFKAEIVKGARYARRNRNIYYDTDGIREQQEETVRICNDCGGFIAVNSMASTGNRVYAVIIPSRSCDLCRLEGERHFHGVDKAKQGVHYLVLQDRDRDVYVVK; encoded by the coding sequence ATGACGCAACGCAGGAAAACGGGGCTCGTCTTCTTTCCCGCCTTCGACTGGGCCATCTCGCCCACGCACCCCGAGCGGGAGGAGCGCCTGCTCTACACGCAGGACCAGGTCTTCGAGGAAGGGCTGCTGGACTTCGAGAACATCGTGGAGTACAAGCCGGGCCTCGCCACGATCGAGGACATCAACCGCATCCACATCTGCGTCCCCGACGCGAGGAGCGTCATCACCGAGAGCCACCTCATCTCGGCGGGCGGCGCGATCACGGCGGCCGAAAAGGTGCTCGAGGGCGCCGTGGACAACGCCTTCGCCCTCGTGCGGCCCCCGGGGCACCACGCCATGCGCGTCGTGCACGGCGCCCGCGGCTTCTGCAACATCAACATCGAGGCCGTGATGATCGAGCACATCCGCCGCAAGTACGGCCACCGGCGCGTGGCCGTCATCGACACGGACTGCCACCACGGCGACGGCACCCAGGACATCTACTGGCACGACCCCGACACGCTCTGCATCTCGATCCACCAGGACGGCAGGACCCTCTACCCCGGCTCGGGCTTCCCCGACGAGTTCGGCGGGCCCAACGCCCTGGGGACGACGATCAACATCCCCCTGCCGCCGGAGACCTCCGACGAGGGCTTCCTCCACGTGCTGGAGGAGGTGATCCTGCCCATCGTGCAGGAGTTCAAGCCCGATCTCGTCATCAACTCGGCAGGCCAGGACAACCACTACACGGACCCCATCACGAACATGCGCTTCTCCGCGCAGGGATACGCCAGGCTCAACGAGCGGCTCAAGCCCGACATCGCCGTCCTCGAGGGCGGCTACTCCATCGAGGGCGCCCTGCCCTACGTCAACGTGGGCATCATCCTGGCCATGGCGGGGCTCGACTACAGCCACGTCCGCGAGCCGGACTACGACCCCGGCGCCCTCCGCCAGTCCGACGAGATCACCCGGTACATCCGGGAGATGTCGAAGGACGTCCTCGAGCTCTGGAAGAGGCGCCACACCTTCAAGGCCGAGATCGTCAAGGGCGCCAGGTACGCCCGCCGCAACCGCAACATCTACTACGACACCGACGGCATCCGGGAGCAGCAGGAGGAGACCGTGCGGATCTGCAACGACTGCGGGGGGTTCATCGCCGTCAACTCCATGGCGAGCACCGGCAACCGCGTCTACGCCGTCATCATCCCGAGCCGCAGCTGCGATCTGTGCCGCCTCGAGGGCGAGAGGCACTTCCACGGCGTCGACAAGGCCAAGCAGGGCGTGCACTACCTCGTGCTGCAGGACCGGGATCGGGACGTGTACGTCGTCAAATGA
- a CDS encoding AbrB/MazE/SpoVT family DNA-binding domain-containing protein, with product MLTKKTAKNQLTLPKDIVREFPGIEYFDAVVEKRRIVLTPVRLEPADGTLETVRRKMKALGITEEDVRRAVSWARGKKARE from the coding sequence ATGCTGACCAAGAAAACCGCCAAGAACCAGCTGACGCTGCCGAAGGACATCGTGAGGGAATTCCCGGGCATCGAGTACTTCGACGCCGTCGTGGAGAAGCGCAGGATCGTCCTGACCCCCGTTCGGCTCGAGCCCGCCGATGGAACGCTCGAGACGGTGCGGAGGAAAATGAAGGCGCTGGGAATCACGGAGGAGGATGTCCGAAGGGCGGTGTCATGGGCAAGGGGCAAAAAGGCACGAGAGTAG
- a CDS encoding hydroxymethylglutaryl-CoA lyase, giving the protein MSQGMPKKVEIHEVVLRDGIQNETRIVPTEEKLRLIGDLVACGIRRIEVSSFVNPKLVPQMADAEELWERIDRKRGVLYSALILSKGGLERAVRCRVPHVGIFISASETHSRKNSNRPVAEALREAVRLVGRAQDAGMKVRAGVMNAFGCAYEGAVPLGRVLRIVRAYMRTGPDEICLADSSGMANPQQVEKALIRVRGEVSPPGLSLHLHNTRGLGLANVYAALRQGVSIFDTSLGGLGGCPFIPGARGNIATEDTVGMLHGMGIRTGIELDRLADSSRRFEAVMGQTFPASLTHLPPDTVKKACR; this is encoded by the coding sequence ATGAGTCAGGGGATGCCGAAAAAAGTCGAGATCCACGAGGTCGTCCTGCGCGACGGCATTCAGAACGAGACCAGGATTGTCCCGACGGAAGAGAAACTGAGGCTGATCGGCGACCTCGTCGCCTGCGGCATCCGGCGCATCGAGGTGTCGTCCTTCGTGAACCCGAAACTCGTCCCGCAGATGGCCGATGCCGAAGAACTCTGGGAGAGGATTGACCGAAAGCGGGGCGTCCTCTACTCGGCGCTCATTCTCAGCAAGGGCGGCCTCGAGAGGGCTGTCCGCTGCAGGGTGCCCCACGTCGGCATTTTCATCTCGGCCAGCGAGACCCACAGCCGGAAGAACAGCAACAGGCCCGTCGCCGAGGCCCTCCGGGAGGCCGTCCGCCTCGTCGGCAGGGCGCAGGACGCGGGGATGAAAGTCAGGGCCGGCGTCATGAATGCCTTCGGCTGCGCCTACGAGGGCGCCGTGCCCCTGGGAAGGGTGCTGAGGATTGTGCGGGCGTACATGAGAACCGGTCCGGACGAGATCTGCCTGGCCGATTCCTCGGGGATGGCAAACCCGCAGCAGGTGGAAAAGGCGCTGATTCGTGTGCGGGGAGAGGTCAGCCCGCCGGGGCTCTCGCTTCACCTGCACAACACGCGCGGCCTGGGCCTTGCGAACGTCTACGCGGCGCTCAGGCAGGGCGTGTCGATCTTCGACACGTCCCTGGGGGGCCTGGGCGGCTGTCCCTTCATACCGGGTGCCCGGGGCAACATCGCCACGGAGGACACCGTCGGGATGCTGCACGGGATGGGCATCCGGACCGGCATTGAACTCGACCGGCTCGCCGACTCGAGCCGCCGGTTCGAGGCGGTCATGGGCCAGACGTTTCCGGCGTCGCTCACGCACCTGCCGCCCGACACCGTCAAAAAAGCGTGTAGATGA
- a CDS encoding DUF2177 family protein: protein MDLVYLYLLTVPVFFAIDMVWLGFAARAFYRSRLGPLLRPSVNWPAAILFYLLYILGILIFATLPALESGSLAGAALLGGLFGFFAYATYDLTNLATLRDWPVSVVVVDILWGIVLTASVSAASFLIGRWLMP from the coding sequence ATGGACCTGGTCTACCTGTACCTGCTGACCGTGCCCGTGTTCTTCGCCATCGACATGGTCTGGCTGGGCTTCGCGGCCCGGGCATTCTACCGCAGCCGCCTGGGCCCGCTGCTGAGGCCGAGCGTCAACTGGCCTGCCGCGATCCTGTTCTACCTGCTCTACATCCTCGGGATCCTGATCTTCGCGACCCTGCCGGCCCTGGAGAGCGGCTCACTGGCCGGGGCGGCACTCCTCGGGGGTCTCTTCGGGTTCTTCGCCTATGCCACCTACGACCTCACGAACCTGGCGACGCTGCGGGACTGGCCGGTCTCCGTCGTCGTGGTGGACATTCTCTGGGGCATCGTCCTGACGGCAAGCGTCTCGGCCGCGAGCTTTCTGATCGGCCGGTGGCTGATGCCCTGA
- a CDS encoding transglutaminase domain-containing protein, translating to MHPRQRTRPILSLFLCFFTFWSCAPAYFDPVKTPLDPPRIRSLDDLPWREFWAGIVFNGEKVGFTHLKIVPVPAEGLFRLESEAHLRIRFLGLDKRIAMKSEDLVGGDLASRSFRHEMVMDGKVLLLEGEVRDGSLRTVRKSGGEIQRVETRRTEPLYPAAAVNLYPVLRGLAVGLKYRYDVYDPQTQSITAVSQTVAAFERSRELGIEPSWKVKTSMLGQDVETWINPRGEPVFELGMRGVLITYRETENEARRYLSEASLNKKDLILDFSVVRTEKPLACPREATLLEISLAGIAGELPLLQGPGQEALPDPRDASSVIYRIRRDPAAPAKISGPHYDVDGYRWVLPASQIESDHPAIVNTAREVTRGLTDPLAKVRKLAKWVADEVKDETVDSFSALEVLQTKKGECQAHTMLYTALARAAGIPTRIAGGIVYMEGVGFLYHAWAESDAGGWVSVDPTFGQVGVDATHVKLVEGPGWVSIVPLGRVVGRLKATVIDYQAVCGRP from the coding sequence ATGCATCCACGTCAGAGGACCAGGCCTATCCTTTCGCTTTTCCTGTGTTTTTTTACCTTTTGGTCCTGCGCCCCCGCGTACTTCGACCCCGTCAAGACCCCCCTGGACCCCCCACGCATCCGGAGTCTCGACGATCTTCCCTGGCGGGAGTTCTGGGCGGGAATCGTCTTCAACGGCGAGAAGGTCGGCTTCACGCACCTGAAGATCGTCCCGGTACCCGCAGAGGGGCTCTTCCGCCTCGAGTCGGAGGCGCACCTGCGGATACGGTTCCTGGGTCTCGACAAGCGGATCGCCATGAAGAGCGAGGACCTCGTCGGCGGCGATCTCGCGTCCCGCTCATTCCGGCACGAGATGGTCATGGACGGCAAGGTGCTGCTGCTCGAGGGCGAAGTCCGTGACGGCTCCCTACGCACGGTCCGGAAATCGGGTGGTGAAATCCAGCGTGTGGAAACAAGGCGCACGGAGCCCCTCTACCCCGCCGCGGCGGTCAACCTCTATCCCGTCCTCCGGGGCCTGGCCGTCGGCCTGAAATACCGGTACGATGTCTACGACCCGCAGACCCAGAGCATCACGGCCGTGTCGCAGACCGTCGCCGCCTTCGAGCGAAGCCGGGAACTCGGCATCGAACCCTCCTGGAAGGTGAAGACCTCCATGCTGGGCCAGGACGTGGAGACCTGGATCAACCCCAGGGGCGAGCCCGTTTTCGAGTTGGGGATGCGGGGTGTTCTCATCACCTACCGGGAAACGGAAAACGAGGCCCGCCGCTACCTCTCCGAGGCAAGCCTCAACAAGAAGGACCTCATCCTCGACTTCAGCGTCGTCAGGACCGAAAAGCCCCTGGCATGCCCCCGGGAGGCCACGCTGCTGGAGATTTCCCTGGCGGGCATCGCGGGTGAGCTGCCCCTGCTGCAGGGGCCCGGCCAGGAGGCGCTCCCGGACCCCCGGGACGCCTCGTCCGTGATCTACCGCATACGCCGCGACCCCGCGGCCCCCGCGAAGATCTCGGGCCCCCACTATGACGTCGACGGCTACCGCTGGGTGCTTCCGGCAAGCCAGATCGAGAGCGATCACCCGGCCATCGTCAACACGGCGCGGGAGGTGACGAGGGGCCTCACCGACCCCCTGGCCAAGGTGCGAAAGCTTGCGAAGTGGGTGGCCGACGAGGTGAAGGACGAGACCGTGGACAGCTTCTCCGCCCTCGAGGTCCTGCAGACGAAAAAGGGCGAGTGCCAAGCCCACACCATGCTCTACACGGCGCTGGCCCGGGCCGCCGGGATCCCCACCCGGATTGCGGGCGGGATCGTCTACATGGAGGGCGTGGGCTTCCTGTACCACGCCTGGGCGGAGAGCGACGCGGGGGGCTGGGTCTCCGTGGACCCGACCTTCGGCCAGGTCGGCGTCGACGCCACGCATGTCAAGCTCGTCGAGGGTCCCGGCTGGGTGTCCATCGTGCCGCTGGGGCGCGTCGTGGGGCGCCTGAAGGCGACGGTCATCGACTACCAGGCGGTCTGCGGCCGCCCGTAA
- a CDS encoding 4-carboxymuconolactone decarboxylase encodes MDPPYLMWRQFDKELANDLSRHITGNLYSRTVLTLQERQYAAVAMLAALRATEEFKLHVNAALNVGCDPRKIAEIIFQLSTYAGMPAVNDALHVYREVLKERGEWPLK; translated from the coding sequence ATGGACCCGCCCTACCTGATGTGGCGCCAGTTCGACAAGGAGCTGGCCAACGACCTCTCCCGGCACATCACCGGCAACCTCTACTCCCGCACCGTGCTGACCCTGCAGGAGCGGCAGTATGCAGCCGTGGCCATGCTGGCGGCCCTGCGCGCCACGGAGGAGTTCAAGCTCCACGTCAACGCGGCCCTCAACGTGGGCTGCGACCCCCGGAAGATCGCCGAGATCATCTTCCAGCTCTCGACCTACGCCGGCATGCCCGCCGTGAACGACGCCCTGCACGTCTACCGCGAGGTGCTGAAGGAGCGCGGCGAGTGGCCCTTGAAATGA
- a CDS encoding putative toxin-antitoxin system toxin component, PIN family, whose product MGKGQKGTRVVLDTNVLVSALILGGRLAAIVDLWKAGAIIPVLSRETFEEFGRVLRYPRFKMTDEDIRAIVEKEVLPYFEVVEPREAQTGLSADPEDDKFFSCALAGRCEFLVSGDRHILAIKRHGSVRVITPKQLLERFLP is encoded by the coding sequence ATGGGCAAGGGGCAAAAAGGCACGAGAGTAGTTCTCGATACGAATGTCCTCGTCTCGGCGCTGATTCTCGGGGGCCGGCTCGCGGCAATCGTGGACCTCTGGAAAGCGGGGGCGATCATCCCCGTCCTGTCGAGAGAGACCTTCGAGGAGTTCGGAAGGGTGCTCCGCTACCCCCGTTTCAAAATGACCGACGAAGACATCCGGGCGATTGTCGAGAAAGAGGTTCTGCCTTATTTCGAGGTCGTCGAACCAAGGGAAGCACAAACCGGCCTAAGCGCGGACCCAGAGGACGACAAGTTCTTCTCTTGCGCCCTGGCCGGCAGGTGTGAATTTCTGGTGAGTGGAGACCGTCACATCCTTGCAATCAAGCGGCACGGCAGCGTGAGGGTCATCACGCCGAAACAGCTTCTCGAGAGGTTCTTGCCGTGA